Proteins co-encoded in one Brassica oleracea var. oleracea cultivar TO1000 chromosome C4, BOL, whole genome shotgun sequence genomic window:
- the LOC106340362 gene encoding type I inositol polyphosphate 5-phosphatase 8-like isoform X1, translated as MGKILKSKSSWPVTVVRKWLNLRSNAYEFHSDYPVKGKMEPTQPRRKSCSDGDYYKIVPEKFPGWLGQENGDFKQSTDEDHMKRVDDLKMFVGTWNVGGKSPHDGLMVKDWLKTSTDADIYVLGFQEIVPLNAGNVLGAEDNGPATKWLSLIREALNNNNDLSQNDLEVSKNHRTSFELTKSSQPSRRSISNFPDDNLVACNSTLDRGYSLAASKQMVGIFLCVWVRDDLQKRITNLKVSSVGRGIMGYLGNKGSISISMSLHETSLCFVCTHLTSGEREGDEVRRNLDVTEILKRTRFSRSSKDSHQPETIMDHDKVIWLGDLNYRLRASSDVHDHLKNHDWEALLEKDQLKIEQRAGRVFQGWEEGKIYFAPTYKYHINSDNYVAQTEKSKEKRRTPAWCDRILWKGDGMKQIWYTRGESRFSDHRPVQSLFSVHIDSTQNQSNRKTKPNNQNHRPNPVLPYTCHGKVQAEEILLLTRAQSCIDTQPRLISSAS; from the exons ATGGGGAAGATCTTGAAATCTAAG TCTTCTTGGCCGGTAACCGTTGTTAGGAAGTGGCTAAACTTACGTAGCAACGCTTACGAATTTCATTCCGATTACCCAGTCAAAG GGAAGATGGAGCCGACTCAGCCGAGGAGGAAAAGTTGCTCCGACGGTGATTACTACAAGATCGTGCCGGAAAAGTTTCCAG GTTGGCTGGGCCAAGAAAATGGGGATTTCAAACAATCAACTGATGAAGATCATATGAAACGTGTTGATGACCTCAA AATGTTCGTCGGCACATGGAACGTGGGAGGGAAGTCGCCACATGATGGATTAATGGTGAAAGATTGGCTTAAAACTTCCACCGATGCCGATATTTACGTGCTAGG GTTTCAAGAAATCGTGCCGCTAAATGCTGGTAACGTACTTGGAGCAGAGGACAACGGCCCCGCGACTAAGTGGTTGTCTCTGATTCGAGAAGCCTTGAACAACAACAACGACTTATCACAAAATGACCTCGAAGTTTCTAAAAATCACAGAACCTCCTTCGAACTTACAAAATCATCACAACCTTCCCGTCGTAGCATCTCTAACTTCCCCGATGATAACCTAGTGGCATGCAATTCGACCCTTGATCGAGGATACTCCCTTGCAGCCAGTAAACAGATGGTGGGGATCTTTTTGTGTGTGTGGGTAAGAGATGATCTCCAGAAACGTATTACAAACCTTAAGGTGTCGAGCGTTGGTCGTGGCATCATGGGATATCTTGGAAACAAG GGCTCGATATCGATTAGCATGTCGTTGCATGAGACGAGTCTATGCTTTGTTTGTACGCATCTTACGTCCGGAGAAAGAGAAGGCGACGAGGTCAGAAGGAACTTAGATGTAACCGAGATATTAAAGAGGACAAGATTTTCGCGTTCTTCTAAAGATTCTCACCAACCCGAAACGATAATGGACCATGA TAAAGTAATATGGCTTGGAGATTTAAATTATCGGTTAAGGGCCAGTAGCGACGTACATGACCACCTTAAGAATCATGACTGGGAGGCACTTCTAGAGAAAGATCAG CTAAAGATAGAACAAAGAGCTGGTAGAGTTTTTCAAGGATGGGAAGAAGGGAAGATTTATTTCGCACCAACATATAAATATCACATAAACTCAGATAATTATGTCGCCCAAACCGAAAAATCAAAAGAAAAGCGCAGAACACCAGCTTG GTGTGACCGAATATTGTGGAAAGGTGACGGGATGAAACAGATTTGGTATACTAGAGGAGAGTCGAGATTCTCGGACCACAGACCGGTTCAATCTCTATTTTCGGTTCACATTGATTCAACTCAAAATCAATCAAACCGGAAAACTAAACCGAACAACCAAAACCATCGTCCCAACCCGGTGTTGCCTTACACATGCCACGGGAAAGTCCAGGCTGAAGAGATCTTGTTGCTCACACGAGCACAAAGTTGTATAGACACACAACCTAGACTTATATCGTCTGCTTCCTGA
- the LOC106340362 gene encoding type I inositol polyphosphate 5-phosphatase 8-like isoform X2 has product MKRVDDLKMFVGTWNVGGKSPHDGLMVKDWLKTSTDADIYVLGFQEIVPLNAGNVLGAEDNGPATKWLSLIREALNNNNDLSQNDLEVSKNHRTSFELTKSSQPSRRSISNFPDDNLVACNSTLDRGYSLAASKQMVGIFLCVWVRDDLQKRITNLKVSSVGRGIMGYLGNKGSISISMSLHETSLCFVCTHLTSGEREGDEVRRNLDVTEILKRTRFSRSSKDSHQPETIMDHDKVIWLGDLNYRLRASSDVHDHLKNHDWEALLEKDQLKIEQRAGRVFQGWEEGKIYFAPTYKYHINSDNYVAQTEKSKEKRRTPAWCDRILWKGDGMKQIWYTRGESRFSDHRPVQSLFSVHIDSTQNQSNRKTKPNNQNHRPNPVLPYTCHGKVQAEEILLLTRAQSCIDTQPRLISSAS; this is encoded by the exons ATGAAACGTGTTGATGACCTCAA AATGTTCGTCGGCACATGGAACGTGGGAGGGAAGTCGCCACATGATGGATTAATGGTGAAAGATTGGCTTAAAACTTCCACCGATGCCGATATTTACGTGCTAGG GTTTCAAGAAATCGTGCCGCTAAATGCTGGTAACGTACTTGGAGCAGAGGACAACGGCCCCGCGACTAAGTGGTTGTCTCTGATTCGAGAAGCCTTGAACAACAACAACGACTTATCACAAAATGACCTCGAAGTTTCTAAAAATCACAGAACCTCCTTCGAACTTACAAAATCATCACAACCTTCCCGTCGTAGCATCTCTAACTTCCCCGATGATAACCTAGTGGCATGCAATTCGACCCTTGATCGAGGATACTCCCTTGCAGCCAGTAAACAGATGGTGGGGATCTTTTTGTGTGTGTGGGTAAGAGATGATCTCCAGAAACGTATTACAAACCTTAAGGTGTCGAGCGTTGGTCGTGGCATCATGGGATATCTTGGAAACAAG GGCTCGATATCGATTAGCATGTCGTTGCATGAGACGAGTCTATGCTTTGTTTGTACGCATCTTACGTCCGGAGAAAGAGAAGGCGACGAGGTCAGAAGGAACTTAGATGTAACCGAGATATTAAAGAGGACAAGATTTTCGCGTTCTTCTAAAGATTCTCACCAACCCGAAACGATAATGGACCATGA TAAAGTAATATGGCTTGGAGATTTAAATTATCGGTTAAGGGCCAGTAGCGACGTACATGACCACCTTAAGAATCATGACTGGGAGGCACTTCTAGAGAAAGATCAG CTAAAGATAGAACAAAGAGCTGGTAGAGTTTTTCAAGGATGGGAAGAAGGGAAGATTTATTTCGCACCAACATATAAATATCACATAAACTCAGATAATTATGTCGCCCAAACCGAAAAATCAAAAGAAAAGCGCAGAACACCAGCTTG GTGTGACCGAATATTGTGGAAAGGTGACGGGATGAAACAGATTTGGTATACTAGAGGAGAGTCGAGATTCTCGGACCACAGACCGGTTCAATCTCTATTTTCGGTTCACATTGATTCAACTCAAAATCAATCAAACCGGAAAACTAAACCGAACAACCAAAACCATCGTCCCAACCCGGTGTTGCCTTACACATGCCACGGGAAAGTCCAGGCTGAAGAGATCTTGTTGCTCACACGAGCACAAAGTTGTATAGACACACAACCTAGACTTATATCGTCTGCTTCCTGA